The following coding sequences are from one uncultured Desulfobacter sp. window:
- a CDS encoding transposase — protein MVVLRKTINEYKGERLLFDDIRYFFYITNDWKKSARQLVCFYRKRADHENDIDQLKHGVHAMENPSDSLNANWAYMVIASLAWDLKAWYGMMMPYRSLGLSIVRMEFKRFIQTFINIPCLIIRSGRRIKYRIIGYTTDL, from the coding sequence ATGGTCGTTCTACGCAAAACAATAAATGAGTATAAAGGCGAACGCCTGCTGTTTGACGATATCCGTTACTTTTTTTACATCACCAACGATTGGAAAAAATCAGCCAGACAGCTGGTGTGTTTTTACCGGAAACGGGCTGATCATGAAAACGACATTGATCAGTTGAAACATGGCGTACATGCAATGGAGAATCCCTCTGATTCTCTAAATGCCAACTGGGCTTATATGGTTATTGCATCGTTGGCATGGGATCTCAAAGCCTGGTATGGGATGATGATGCCATATCGATCCTTGGGGCTTTCCATCGTCCGTATGGAATTCAAACGTTTCATCCAGACCTTTATCAATATACCTTGTTTGATCATACGTTCCGGCAGGCGCATTAAATATCGAATCATTGGCTATACAACCGACTTATAA
- a CDS encoding IS66 family transposase produces MDIKQDELDALLERVRSNELQDGDYELIKALVETVAYLNTLSNEKAASIKRLLKMVFGDKTEKKKTSNPQNRPKRKKKKKGHGKNGANAYKGAKKIKICHQSLKSGNDCPACEKGKLYGEKPPAKIVRITGGAPFQATVYELQRLRCNLCGQIFTAQAPDNVGKEKYDAKSGAMLALLKYGSGVPLYRLGKLQASLGMPLPPSTQWEIIESVADKIHPVYTELVRQAAQGKVLYNDDTTMKILSLIKETDKAAKRKGMFTSGILSECDVGKIALFFTGHNHAGENLSRVLKERGSREDRPIQMCDALSRNLPKGFESILCNCLVHGRRNFVDVMDDFPEECDHVIDTVAKIYEHDHKVREQGLDDAQRLQYHQTHSGPLMRALKVWLEDKFENKEVEPNSSLGKAISYMLNHWQELTRFLEIPGAPLDNNLCEQLLKKSILHRKNSLFYKTEHGAYIGDLFMSLIHTCNLQNINPFEYLTALQKHSSEIFQNPSDWLPWSFENTIAKKSGETADNL; encoded by the coding sequence ATGGACATAAAGCAGGACGAACTTGACGCGCTCCTTGAGCGGGTAAGATCAAATGAACTGCAGGACGGCGATTATGAGTTGATCAAAGCATTGGTTGAAACCGTTGCTTATTTGAATACGTTGTCCAATGAAAAAGCAGCATCCATTAAACGGTTATTAAAAATGGTATTCGGCGATAAGACCGAAAAGAAGAAAACGTCGAATCCGCAGAACCGGCCGAAACGAAAAAAGAAGAAAAAAGGTCACGGCAAAAATGGTGCAAACGCCTATAAAGGTGCCAAGAAGATCAAGATCTGTCATCAAAGCCTTAAGTCAGGTAATGATTGCCCTGCCTGTGAAAAAGGTAAATTGTATGGTGAAAAACCACCTGCCAAGATCGTCCGGATAACAGGCGGTGCTCCCTTCCAGGCGACAGTATATGAACTGCAGAGATTGCGGTGTAACCTTTGTGGGCAGATTTTTACTGCCCAGGCGCCCGACAATGTGGGCAAAGAAAAATATGATGCCAAATCCGGTGCCATGCTGGCCCTTCTAAAATATGGCAGCGGAGTCCCTTTATACCGCTTGGGCAAACTTCAGGCTAGCCTGGGGATGCCGCTGCCCCCATCGACCCAATGGGAAATCATCGAAAGCGTAGCAGACAAGATTCATCCGGTATATACAGAGTTAGTCCGTCAGGCTGCACAAGGCAAGGTGTTGTACAATGACGACACGACAATGAAAATTTTATCCTTGATAAAAGAAACAGACAAGGCAGCCAAGCGAAAAGGGATGTTCACTTCCGGAATCCTGTCAGAATGTGACGTAGGAAAGATTGCCCTGTTTTTTACCGGCCACAATCATGCTGGAGAAAATTTATCCAGGGTTCTGAAAGAACGGGGATCCAGAGAAGATCGGCCAATACAGATGTGTGATGCTCTGTCCAGGAATCTGCCAAAAGGTTTTGAATCGATATTATGCAATTGTCTCGTGCATGGACGCCGTAACTTTGTCGACGTCATGGACGATTTCCCTGAGGAGTGTGACCATGTAATTGATACAGTGGCTAAAATTTATGAGCACGATCATAAGGTAAGGGAGCAAGGCCTGGACGATGCTCAACGCCTTCAATATCATCAAACCCACAGCGGTCCACTGATGCGGGCGCTTAAAGTATGGCTGGAAGACAAGTTTGAAAACAAAGAAGTAGAACCCAACTCCAGTCTGGGCAAGGCCATATCATATATGTTGAATCACTGGCAGGAATTGACCCGTTTCCTGGAGATCCCTGGAGCACCGCTGGATAATAATCTTTGCGAACAATTGCTGAAAAAGTCGATTCTGCACCGAAAAAATTCATTATTTTATAAAACCGAACACGGTGCCTATATTGGCGACCTGTTCATGAGCCTGATACATACCTGCAACCTGCAAAATATAAATCCCTTTGAATACCTGACCGCACTACAGAAGCACTCTTCCGAGATCTTCCAAAACCCTTCTGACTGGTTGCCGTGGTCATTTGAAAACACAATCGCTAAAAAATCAGGGGAAACAGCTGATAATCTGTAA
- a CDS encoding DUF6399 domain-containing protein: MDTQIGQFGDMEQARLSLLMPEKRISLCEDETFHPQVCLVAIEPNSNYIILEKYAKDRSGVTWNQSVSGALGDLPVKVIQSTSDEGKGLIHHVTKGLNGHHSPDLFHVMYEISRGTGAPLSAKIRKAEKEHENSKKKVLDAQKNKDNYKNLEKRPVGRPFDFDKKILGCMEKEQKAKEALDKARENQEIVTTARKQISKVYHPYDPLTGNKQDSDTVGIQLKESFDQIREATNLLPDRCKDKIEKAWRVTEKMMATLVFYFCMIESCVNDMDLSDDKLNLMHSRLIPGFYLQKTARKEKDPEQKKKIRQKSQELLSVLQDRNGQLSESADDEINRMVRAAKECAGFFQRSSSCVEGRNAQLSLHHHGMHRLSDRKMKGLTVIHNFHLKRPDGRTAAERFFENKPINMFEWLVKKMLLPARPRRNKIKMAS, encoded by the coding sequence ATGGACACCCAAATAGGCCAGTTCGGTGATATGGAACAAGCACGCCTTTCACTGCTTATGCCCGAAAAACGGATCAGCCTATGTGAAGATGAAACCTTTCATCCTCAAGTCTGCCTTGTGGCTATCGAGCCGAATTCCAACTATATTATTCTTGAAAAATATGCCAAGGACCGTTCCGGAGTTACGTGGAACCAATCTGTGAGTGGGGCGCTTGGTGACCTTCCCGTCAAGGTTATTCAAAGTACGAGTGATGAGGGGAAAGGATTGATCCATCATGTGACGAAAGGCTTGAACGGTCATCATTCTCCGGATTTGTTTCATGTAATGTACGAAATCAGTCGGGGAACTGGAGCTCCACTCTCTGCAAAAATACGGAAAGCTGAAAAAGAACATGAAAACAGTAAGAAGAAAGTCCTTGATGCTCAGAAAAACAAGGACAACTATAAAAATCTTGAAAAACGACCTGTTGGTAGACCGTTTGATTTTGATAAGAAAATCCTTGGCTGCATGGAAAAAGAACAAAAAGCAAAAGAGGCTCTGGACAAGGCAAGAGAAAACCAGGAAATCGTCACAACAGCAAGAAAACAAATCAGCAAAGTCTATCATCCCTATGATCCTCTCACAGGAAACAAGCAGGACTCAGATACTGTTGGCATTCAACTAAAAGAAAGCTTTGATCAAATCCGGGAAGCAACGAATCTCCTGCCGGATAGATGCAAGGATAAAATCGAGAAAGCCTGGCGTGTAACCGAAAAAATGATGGCAACCCTCGTATTCTATTTTTGCATGATTGAGTCGTGTGTCAACGATATGGATTTGTCTGATGACAAGCTAAACCTGATGCATAGCCGCCTGATCCCAGGATTTTATCTTCAAAAGACCGCTCGTAAAGAAAAAGATCCGGAACAAAAAAAGAAGATTCGGCAAAAATCTCAAGAATTACTCTCGGTGTTGCAGGACAGAAACGGGCAGCTTTCCGAATCCGCTGATGATGAAATCAACCGCATGGTAAGAGCGGCAAAGGAGTGCGCAGGATTTTTTCAAAGGTCAAGTTCATGTGTAGAAGGCCGTAATGCGCAACTGTCCCTGCATCATCATGGTATGCACCGGTTGAGTGACCGAAAAATGAAGGGGTTGACGGTGATTCATAACTTTCACTTAAAACGGCCTGATGGAAGAACGGCGGCAGAAAGATTTTTTGAAAACAAGCCAATCAACATGTTTGAATGGCTCGTTAAAAAAATGCTTCTGCCTGCAAGACCAAGAAGAAATAAAATTAAAATGGCAAGTTAG
- the tnpB gene encoding IS66 family insertion sequence element accessory protein TnpB (TnpB, as the term is used for proteins encoded by IS66 family insertion elements, is considered an accessory protein, since TnpC, encoded by a neighboring gene, is a DDE family transposase.) translates to MIQITPQMRIMLAVTPADFRKGIDGLAAVCRRVLKQNPFSGYVFVFRNKPGTALKILIYDGQGFWLCQKRLSKGRFKWWPKKGGDEIHPLAAHELQMLIWNGNPQKNNVLLWKKI, encoded by the coding sequence ATGATCCAAATCACACCGCAAATGCGGATAATGCTGGCGGTAACTCCTGCTGATTTTCGAAAGGGGATCGACGGCCTGGCAGCTGTTTGTCGCAGGGTGTTAAAACAAAATCCTTTTTCCGGATATGTTTTTGTTTTCAGAAACAAACCGGGGACTGCCCTGAAGATACTAATATATGATGGCCAGGGCTTCTGGCTTTGTCAAAAAAGATTGAGCAAGGGGCGTTTTAAATGGTGGCCTAAAAAGGGAGGAGATGAAATTCACCCATTGGCTGCACATGAATTACAGATGTTGATATGGAACGGAAATCCTCAAAAAAATAATGTACTTTTGTGGAAAAAAATCTAG
- a CDS encoding IS110 family transposase → MVIAIKFFFDQEKYKEIAMTRRSKNSTLIQIVHPICCGLDVHKDKISACLITVDDNGKEQHEIREFSSFTQDLQKMKTWLIKNSCPVVAMESTGVYWHPVYNTIEDTMEVVLVNARHIKNVPGRKTDICDSKWLAGLLRHGLVKGSFIPPEQVREWRALSRLRKIYTESLADYKRRVHKLFITANIKIDSVVSDLFGLTGLNLIDLLCKNDEVTLEKVQECTKGSLKKKIPELYLSLHGYFKDHHRFQLIGMMEAIEMFQKQIEQINVRLEILTRDHENLLERLDEVPGIDKKSAQSVLGEVGVTLNEFKSMVAFVAWAGLCPGNNESAGKRKSGRNAVRNHPFKTILVQIAWAAIKTKGSYYKAKYYVSFR, encoded by the coding sequence ATGGTCATAGCTATCAAATTTTTTTTCGACCAAGAAAAATATAAGGAGATAGCCATGACCAGGAGATCGAAAAATAGCACATTAATCCAAATCGTTCACCCAATTTGTTGTGGTTTGGATGTTCACAAAGACAAAATTTCGGCCTGTTTAATCACTGTTGATGATAATGGGAAAGAACAGCATGAGATTCGAGAGTTTTCATCATTTACTCAAGATTTGCAAAAAATGAAAACATGGTTGATTAAAAATAGCTGTCCTGTAGTGGCAATGGAAAGTACCGGCGTATATTGGCATCCAGTTTATAACACCATCGAAGATACGATGGAAGTTGTTTTGGTGAATGCCAGGCATATTAAAAATGTTCCCGGCAGAAAAACAGACATCTGTGACAGTAAATGGCTTGCCGGACTGCTTCGTCATGGGTTGGTAAAAGGGAGTTTTATCCCTCCCGAACAGGTCCGTGAATGGCGTGCATTAAGCCGATTGAGAAAGATATATACAGAATCTCTCGCTGATTATAAGCGACGTGTTCATAAACTATTTATCACGGCAAATATTAAAATTGATTCGGTCGTTTCTGATCTGTTCGGGCTTACCGGTTTGAATCTCATTGATTTGTTATGCAAAAATGATGAAGTGACCTTGGAAAAAGTTCAGGAATGCACAAAAGGAAGTCTTAAAAAGAAAATTCCTGAATTGTACCTAAGCCTCCATGGATATTTTAAAGATCATCATCGATTCCAACTGATTGGCATGATGGAGGCCATTGAGATGTTTCAAAAACAGATTGAACAGATTAATGTCAGATTGGAAATACTTACCCGTGACCATGAAAATTTACTGGAAAGATTAGATGAAGTTCCCGGGATCGATAAAAAATCAGCACAATCTGTTCTTGGAGAAGTCGGGGTCACACTGAATGAGTTTAAAAGCATGGTCGCTTTTGTTGCATGGGCCGGATTGTGCCCTGGGAACAATGAAAGCGCAGGTAAAAGGAAAAGTGGCAGGAACGCGGTTCGAAATCATCCATTCAAAACGATTTTAGTCCAAATCGCCTGGGCCGCGATCAAGACGAAGGGTTCATATTACAAAGCCAAGTATTATGTGTCCTTCCGGTAA